One window of bacterium genomic DNA carries:
- a CDS encoding tetratricopeptide repeat protein has translation MSAPVGQQEALPSDLSRALRRRHAAGESELFVPLAELARREGRSQESLALLEAGLREWPRRVSGWVALARLKAQLGRMDEALGHYRELLEGLDPHNLPALRALAGAALARGELASAGSYLQRWRAEDPEDPELGDLCEELAALRGGWLGAGGAEQTATEGLLAVELGSAAAGYLAAPSPADGQAWAAASAGRKGS, from the coding sequence GTGTCAGCTCCAGTGGGACAACAGGAGGCGCTCCCCAGCGACTTGAGCCGCGCGCTGCGTCGGCGGCACGCCGCGGGGGAGAGCGAGCTCTTCGTCCCCCTGGCCGAGCTGGCGCGCCGCGAGGGGCGCAGCCAGGAGTCCCTCGCGCTCCTGGAGGCCGGGCTCCGGGAGTGGCCGCGCCGCGTGTCCGGCTGGGTCGCGCTGGCGCGCCTGAAGGCCCAGCTCGGCCGGATGGACGAGGCGCTCGGGCACTACCGCGAGCTCCTCGAAGGTCTGGATCCCCACAACTTGCCTGCCCTGCGCGCTCTCGCCGGCGCGGCGCTGGCGCGGGGCGAGCTGGCGAGCGCGGGCAGCTACCTCCAGCGCTGGCGAGCGGAGGATCCCGAGGATCCCGAACTGGGGGATCTCTGCGAGGAGCTGGCGGCGCTGAGGGGTGGCTGGCTTGGCGCGGGTGGGGCCGAGCAGACCGCGACGGAAGGGCTCCTCGCCGTCGAGCTCGGCAGCGCGGCGGCCGGCTACCTGGCCGCGCCGTCGCCGGCCGACGGCCAGGCCTGGGCGGCCGCCTCGGCGGGCCGAAAGGGGAGCTAG
- a CDS encoding DUF4837 family protein: MAASRRAQRLTLLAVLPLALGCSERKLVPAVGPYSDVFLFTERGLRGELLGGFIDTLTHPVQYVFEEENEFDVFLRDQAQFPKNRDRKNILLFVRVDQPGGLLAQVQKLLGKDALERARREGHVVYYKEDFFARDQDVYFLLAGGAAGEEVLLSRMATSLRDRLRESTRARMRENLLRGRENKGGAKYLMQRYGFSLRFPSDYHLLQERPELGAIEIHCEAPSRVLGVFWDNDFGGAPTLADTLRLLAFRGDVADSLYGGDYLLAGSYRFTAVEQAGRPALRLEGVWQNERDMTGGAFVTYFFWDERRQRLLALDLLLYAPGMAKHPYMRELEALGTTFAF; this comes from the coding sequence ATGGCAGCGTCCCGCCGCGCGCAGCGCCTCACTCTGCTTGCCGTCCTCCCGCTCGCGCTCGGTTGTAGCGAGCGCAAGCTGGTGCCTGCCGTTGGCCCCTACTCGGACGTCTTCCTCTTCACGGAGCGGGGCTTGCGCGGCGAGCTGCTGGGCGGCTTCATCGACACCCTGACCCATCCTGTCCAGTACGTCTTCGAGGAGGAGAACGAGTTCGACGTCTTCCTCCGCGACCAGGCCCAGTTCCCCAAGAACCGGGACCGCAAGAACATCCTGCTCTTCGTGCGGGTCGACCAGCCCGGGGGCCTGCTCGCGCAGGTGCAGAAGCTCCTGGGCAAGGACGCCCTCGAACGGGCACGGCGGGAGGGACACGTCGTCTACTACAAGGAGGACTTCTTCGCTCGCGATCAGGACGTCTACTTCCTGCTCGCCGGCGGCGCGGCAGGCGAAGAGGTCCTCCTCTCGCGCATGGCGACTTCCCTTCGCGACCGGCTGCGCGAGTCGACGCGGGCGCGGATGCGGGAGAACCTGCTGCGCGGGCGCGAGAACAAGGGCGGCGCCAAGTACCTGATGCAGCGCTACGGCTTCAGCCTGCGCTTCCCGAGCGATTACCACCTGCTGCAGGAGCGGCCCGAGCTCGGCGCGATCGAGATCCACTGCGAGGCGCCCAGTCGCGTGCTCGGCGTTTTCTGGGACAACGACTTCGGCGGCGCGCCCACGCTGGCCGACACCCTGCGCCTGCTGGCCTTTCGCGGCGACGTCGCCGACAGCCTCTATGGGGGGGACTATCTGCTCGCCGGCAGCTACCGCTTCACTGCGGTCGAGCAGGCGGGCCGGCCCGCGCTGCGCCTGGAGGGCGTCTGGCAGAACGAGCGGGACATGACCGGCGGCGCCTTCGTGACCTACTTCTTCTGGGACGAGCGACGCCAGCGCCTGCTCGCCCTCGATCTCCTCCTCTACGCCCCGGGCATGGCCAAGCACCCCTACATGCGGGAGCTGGAGGCCCTGGGCACCACCTTCGCCTTCTGA
- a CDS encoding ABC transporter ATP-binding protein, translating to MLSIQKARRLPPCPAGRAHLDCALARRCGIRLLIRLRPYLARHKGRFALGLVCLLLANAAATAVPWLVGRIVDGLRQAQLAGGALPPGFLSRSVLQLTALSLLGGAFMFGMRWLLIGISRDIEYELRRDFFAQLLRLDPPYHQQQSVGDLMARSSSDIGNVRMLLGPGIMYTLNTAAALVMTLALMVATDWRLTLLGLSPLPLLSVMIYFISSRFHHGYTAIQEQFGRLSTRAQEALAGIRVIKAFGREASEQARFRAEGIAYTEANLRLYRMMALFMPSLKLLSGLSIVLILLYGGRAVAAQRLSLGDLVAFIQYMLRLSWPMAALGWVTGIIQRGSASWQRLLAVLDREPAIQGPPPAAGDAPLRGDLDVRGLSLALGGRPVLRDLSFRLPAGGSLGIVGPTGSGKTTLLRLLPRLVDPPPGTVFLAGRDITGLPLAQLRASIAWAGQEPLLFSESLDANVRQGDLAIPPAARDRAAAAAAVLEEIAGFPQGWDTPIGERGVTLSGGQQQRVSLARALLREAPLLILDAPFASVDTQTEERILTALRQTAGARSLILVSHRVSTVRHCDQILVLEGGRIVERGDHAGLLATGGLYARLHERQLLEDELDGLRAEGELA from the coding sequence GTGCTGTCCATTCAAAAAGCGCGCCGGCTGCCGCCTTGCCCCGCGGGGCGCGCCCACCTAGACTGTGCCCTCGCCCGGAGGTGTGGGATCCGACTCCTCATCCGCCTGCGCCCCTACCTGGCCCGCCACAAGGGACGCTTCGCCCTCGGCCTCGTCTGCCTGCTCCTGGCGAACGCCGCCGCCACCGCCGTGCCCTGGCTCGTCGGGCGGATCGTCGACGGCCTCCGCCAGGCGCAGCTCGCGGGGGGCGCGTTGCCGCCCGGGTTTCTCAGTCGCAGCGTGCTCCAGCTCACCGCGCTCTCGCTCCTGGGGGGCGCCTTCATGTTCGGCATGCGCTGGCTGCTCATCGGCATCAGCCGGGACATCGAGTACGAGCTGCGCCGCGACTTCTTCGCCCAGCTCCTCCGCCTCGACCCGCCCTACCACCAGCAGCAGTCCGTCGGCGACCTGATGGCGCGCAGCAGCAGCGACATCGGCAACGTGCGGATGCTCCTGGGCCCCGGCATCATGTACACGCTGAACACCGCGGCGGCGCTCGTGATGACCCTCGCGCTCATGGTGGCCACGGACTGGCGCCTCACGCTGCTCGGCCTCAGTCCCCTGCCCCTGCTCAGCGTGATGATCTACTTCATCAGCAGCCGCTTCCACCACGGCTATACCGCGATCCAGGAGCAGTTCGGGCGCCTCAGCACGCGCGCCCAGGAGGCGCTCGCCGGCATCCGCGTCATCAAGGCCTTCGGCCGCGAGGCGAGCGAGCAGGCCCGCTTCCGCGCTGAGGGCATCGCCTACACCGAGGCCAACCTGCGCCTCTACCGGATGATGGCGCTCTTCATGCCCTCGCTGAAGCTGCTGAGCGGGCTCTCGATCGTGCTCATCCTGCTCTACGGCGGGCGAGCGGTGGCGGCCCAGCGGCTCAGCCTGGGCGACCTGGTGGCCTTCATCCAGTACATGCTGCGCCTGAGCTGGCCGATGGCCGCCCTCGGCTGGGTGACCGGCATCATCCAGCGCGGCAGTGCCTCCTGGCAGCGCTTGCTCGCCGTGCTCGACCGCGAGCCGGCGATCCAGGGGCCGCCCCCGGCCGCCGGCGACGCACCCTTGCGCGGCGATCTCGATGTGCGCGGGCTCAGTCTCGCGCTCGGCGGCCGGCCCGTGCTGCGGGACCTCAGCTTCCGCCTGCCGGCCGGCGGCAGCCTGGGCATCGTCGGGCCGACGGGCAGCGGCAAGACGACCCTGCTTCGCCTGCTGCCGCGCCTCGTCGATCCGCCGCCCGGCACGGTCTTCCTCGCCGGCCGGGACATCACCGGGCTGCCGCTCGCCCAGCTGCGCGCCTCGATCGCCTGGGCCGGGCAGGAACCGCTGCTCTTCAGCGAGAGCCTCGACGCCAACGTCCGCCAGGGCGACCTGGCGATCCCCCCGGCGGCGCGCGACCGCGCGGCAGCGGCAGCGGCGGTGCTCGAGGAGATCGCCGGCTTTCCCCAGGGCTGGGACACGCCGATCGGCGAGCGCGGCGTGACCCTCTCCGGCGGTCAGCAGCAGCGGGTCAGCCTGGCGCGCGCGCTCCTGCGCGAGGCGCCCCTGCTCATCCTCGACGCTCCCTTCGCCAGCGTCGACACGCAGACCGAGGAGCGCATCCTCACAGCCCTCCGCCAGACGGCCGGCGCGCGCTCGCTGATCCTCGTCAGTCACCGCGTATCGACGGTGCGCCACTGCGATCAGATTCTCGTCCTCGAGGGCGGGCGGATCGTCGAGCGCGGCGACCACGCCGGCCTGCTCGCCACCGGCGGGCTCTACGCCCGCCTCCACGAGCGGCAGCTCCTCGAGGACGAGCTGGACGGCCTGCGCGCGGAGGGCGAGCTGGCATGA
- a CDS encoding PilT/PilU family type 4a pilus ATPase: protein MELTQMLQEMVERRASDLHLKVGRPPGYRINGELFFAGDEPLLLEDTVALYRQALDEAQREAFERDHEVDFALSMPGLGRFRGNIFLQRGSIAMVFRHIPTAVPQIEDLHLPEVIQRLAMAPRGLVLVTGMTGSGKSTTMAAMVRRILDTKPVSVMTVEDPAEFLHADSIGMVTQREVGGDTLSFASALKHVLRQDPDVLVIGEIRDAATMRVALTAADTGHLVLSTLHTTDALQTVNRMLSLFPPDQHSEIRHLLSHNLEGIIGLRLIPTKDGSGRLPACEVLVGCATTREYLQDPKKMGSIRDFMTEGASVYGTCTFDMSLLQLVQAGKIRLEEALSSATYPDEIRLKMAGIEGSENLLDTWIGRESESHMGS, encoded by the coding sequence ATGGAACTCACTCAGATGCTCCAGGAGATGGTCGAGCGCCGCGCGAGCGATCTGCACCTCAAGGTCGGCCGCCCGCCGGGCTACCGCATCAACGGCGAGCTCTTCTTTGCAGGAGACGAGCCGCTGCTGCTCGAAGACACCGTCGCCCTCTATCGGCAGGCGCTCGACGAGGCCCAGCGCGAGGCCTTCGAGCGCGACCACGAGGTGGACTTCGCGCTCAGCATGCCGGGCCTCGGCCGGTTCCGCGGGAACATCTTCCTCCAGCGGGGCAGCATCGCGATGGTGTTCCGGCACATTCCGACCGCAGTGCCCCAGATCGAGGATCTTCACCTGCCCGAGGTCATCCAGCGCCTGGCGATGGCGCCGCGCGGCCTCGTGCTCGTCACCGGCATGACCGGCAGCGGCAAGAGCACGACGATGGCGGCGATGGTGCGCCGCATCCTCGACACGAAGCCGGTCAGCGTGATGACCGTCGAGGATCCCGCCGAGTTCCTGCACGCGGACAGCATCGGCATGGTCACGCAGCGCGAGGTGGGCGGCGACACGCTGTCCTTCGCCTCGGCGCTCAAGCACGTGCTCCGGCAGGACCCGGACGTGCTGGTCATCGGCGAGATCCGCGACGCGGCGACGATGCGGGTCGCCTTGACGGCCGCCGACACCGGCCACCTCGTGCTCTCGACCCTGCACACCACCGACGCGCTGCAGACCGTCAACCGCATGCTGTCGCTCTTCCCCCCGGATCAGCACAGCGAAATCCGCCACCTGCTCTCGCACAACCTGGAGGGCATCATCGGCCTGCGCCTGATCCCAACCAAGGACGGCAGCGGCCGCCTGCCGGCCTGCGAGGTGCTCGTCGGCTGCGCGACGACCCGCGAGTACCTGCAGGATCCCAAGAAGATGGGCTCGATCCGCGATTTCATGACCGAAGGCGCGTCGGTCTACGGCACCTGCACCTTCGACATGTCGCTGCTCCAGCTCGTCCAAGCGGGGAAGATCCGCCTCGAGGAGGCCCTCAGTAGCGCTACCTACCCCGACGAGATCCGCCTGAAGATGGCGGGGATCGAGGGGTCGGAGAATCTCCTCGACACCTGGATCGGCCGCGAGAGCGAAAGCCACATGGGCAGCTAG
- the accB gene encoding acetyl-CoA carboxylase biotin carboxyl carrier protein, with product MRVDEIQQLIRLLEENEDIGEIELSTSPLGWRRLRVARRHLSVAAAALPPPPATERGPASPEAAATVAADLHTLKAPMVGTFFRSPSPEAEPFVSEGSKVSPGAVLCIIEAMKLMNEIESDVAGTIREILVENGQAVEFGQPLFLIERR from the coding sequence ATGCGCGTCGACGAAATCCAGCAGCTGATCCGGCTGCTCGAGGAGAACGAGGACATCGGCGAGATCGAACTCTCCACCTCGCCGCTGGGCTGGCGGCGGCTGCGCGTCGCCCGGCGCCACCTGAGCGTGGCGGCGGCGGCCCTGCCACCGCCGCCAGCCACCGAGAGGGGGCCCGCGAGCCCCGAGGCGGCGGCGACCGTGGCGGCGGATCTCCACACGCTCAAGGCGCCGATGGTGGGGACCTTCTTCCGCTCGCCGAGTCCCGAAGCGGAGCCCTTCGTCAGCGAGGGCAGCAAGGTCAGTCCGGGCGCAGTGCTGTGCATCATCGAGGCGATGAAGCTGATGAACGAGATCGAGTCGGACGTGGCCGGGACGATTCGGGAGATCCTCGTGGAGAACGGCCAAGCCGTGGAATTCGGCCAGCCGCTCTTCCTCATCGAGCGGCGCTGA
- the aroB gene encoding 3-dehydroquinate synthase: MRSLRLDLGERSYPIHIGRALPPGLLTDALAGRPAVALVDSEVARLQAPALARLLGGLPRLIVPSGEASKSLARREALARERLALGLGRDGALVAVGGGVCGDLCGFLAACYLRGIPFVQVPTTLLAQADASVGGKVAVNLPGAKNSLGAFHQPVAVLADLDFLGSLPRRELSAGLAEIAKIAAVRDRDLLAELERGGVALLAADAPALVGILGRACALKAEVVADDEREAGRRAILNFGHTIGHGLEGLSPRPDLLHGEAVAIGMLAALRLGAALGLAGRAEEQRLAALLRAWKLPLRPPAPVAIDSLLAAMGSDKKRRRGALRFVLLEGWGQPRRDVELPGPLLAQTLAAFLADAE; encoded by the coding sequence ATGCGCAGCCTGCGCCTGGATCTCGGTGAGCGCAGCTACCCGATCCACATCGGCCGCGCGCTGCCGCCGGGGCTGCTCACCGATGCGCTGGCTGGCCGGCCGGCCGTTGCGCTCGTCGACAGCGAGGTGGCCCGCTTGCAGGCGCCGGCCCTGGCGAGACTGCTCGGGGGACTGCCGCGGCTGATCGTGCCGTCGGGCGAGGCGAGCAAGTCGCTGGCCCGCCGGGAAGCGCTCGCGCGCGAGCGCCTTGCCCTGGGGCTCGGGCGTGACGGTGCGCTGGTCGCGGTGGGCGGCGGGGTCTGCGGGGATCTCTGCGGCTTCCTGGCCGCCTGCTACCTGCGCGGCATCCCCTTCGTGCAGGTGCCGACCACCCTGCTCGCCCAGGCCGACGCCAGCGTCGGCGGCAAGGTCGCCGTGAACCTGCCCGGCGCGAAGAACAGCCTGGGTGCCTTTCACCAACCCGTGGCCGTGCTCGCGGATCTGGACTTCCTGGGCAGCCTGCCGCGGCGCGAGCTCTCGGCGGGCCTGGCGGAGATCGCGAAGATCGCCGCGGTGCGCGATCGCGACCTGCTCGCCGAGTTGGAGCGCGGCGGGGTCGCCCTCCTGGCTGCGGACGCGCCGGCGCTCGTGGGCATCCTCGGACGCGCCTGCGCCCTCAAGGCGGAGGTCGTCGCCGACGACGAGCGGGAAGCGGGACGGCGGGCGATCCTCAACTTCGGCCACACGATCGGACACGGACTGGAGGGCTTGTCGCCGCGGCCCGATCTCCTGCACGGCGAGGCCGTCGCGATCGGGATGCTGGCGGCCCTGCGCCTGGGCGCCGCCCTCGGCCTCGCGGGTCGCGCGGAGGAGCAGCGCCTGGCGGCCCTGCTCCGCGCCTGGAAGCTGCCGCTGCGGCCGCCGGCCCCCGTGGCGATCGACTCGCTCCTGGCGGCCATGGGTAGCGACAAGAAGCGGCGCCGGGGGGCGTTGCGCTTCGTCCTGCTCGAGGGCTGGGGGCAGCCACGGCGAGACGTCGAGCTGCCGGGGCCGCTGCTCGCGCAGACGCTGGCCGCGTTCCTGGCCGACGCGGAGTGA
- a CDS encoding sigma-70 family RNA polymerase sigma factor, which produces MQIRQRQEAHGVLSDEELILAVQAGDKRAFDELVGRFKRRLYNFVLRMVADPELAEEITQDALVRAYIHADKYRTIAKFSTWLYTIAINLVRNHARRKKRSPILRIPLIGQGEDKVEMEAPDPGELQDRGLERREESRSISEIMVKIPAHYREPFILREVHDLSYEEIAAATGLKLGTVRSRINRARSHFRRHWLARFPEEDPQHAADGGGPLR; this is translated from the coding sequence ATGCAGATCAGGCAACGGCAGGAGGCGCACGGCGTGCTCAGCGACGAGGAGCTCATCCTCGCCGTCCAGGCGGGAGACAAGCGGGCTTTCGACGAGCTCGTGGGCCGCTTCAAGCGCCGTCTCTACAACTTCGTCCTGCGGATGGTCGCGGACCCGGAGTTGGCCGAGGAGATCACCCAGGACGCCTTGGTGCGCGCCTACATCCACGCGGACAAGTACCGCACCATCGCCAAGTTCAGCACCTGGCTCTACACGATCGCAATCAACCTGGTGCGCAACCATGCGCGGCGCAAGAAGCGCAGCCCGATCCTGCGCATTCCGCTGATCGGCCAGGGCGAGGACAAGGTCGAAATGGAGGCGCCCGATCCCGGCGAGCTGCAGGACCGCGGCTTGGAGCGACGGGAGGAGAGCCGCAGCATCTCCGAGATCATGGTCAAGATCCCCGCGCACTACCGGGAACCCTTCATCCTGCGCGAGGTTCACGACCTCAGTTACGAAGAGATCGCCGCCGCGACCGGCCTCAAGCTCGGCACGGTGCGCAGTCGCATCAATCGGGCCCGCTCCCACTTCCGCCGCCACTGGCTGGCCCGCTTTCCCGAAGAGGACCCGCAACACGCCGCCGATGGAGGAGGCCCCCTGCGATGA
- a CDS encoding DegT/DnrJ/EryC1/StrS family aminotransferase, whose translation MRVPQLDLPAQYAALREDIRARVDALFAAQSFILGAAVSDFEAAMAEFLGVPATVGVASGSEALIIALAVLDIGPGDEVLLPAFTFFATAGAVVQRGATPVFVDVDEDFLMDPADAQALITPRTKAAIGVHLYGRQMDWRPWRALAAAQGLRLIEDAAQSVGARDALGASGSLGDIGAFSFFPSKNLGGAGDGGLLAGPDAALLERARRYRNHGETRRYHHAEVGVNGRLDALQATVLHAKLPHLPEWNRERRAIARRYAEGIAARGLADRLRAPRLPAPDSEEHVFHQFTLRVLDGTRDALLAHLQAAGIGAAVYYPVPLHRQPCFAGLAGARRPLPVTERLAREVLSLPIYPELGAAREQRVLDSLAAFYGRG comes from the coding sequence ATGAGGGTGCCCCAGCTCGATCTGCCCGCCCAGTACGCGGCCCTGCGCGAGGACATCCGCGCGCGCGTCGACGCGCTCTTCGCTGCGCAGAGCTTCATCCTCGGCGCTGCGGTGAGCGACTTCGAGGCCGCGATGGCGGAGTTCCTCGGCGTGCCGGCCACGGTGGGCGTCGCCAGCGGCAGCGAGGCGCTGATCATCGCGCTCGCGGTGCTCGACATCGGTCCCGGCGACGAGGTGCTGCTGCCGGCCTTCACTTTCTTCGCCACCGCCGGCGCGGTCGTGCAGCGCGGGGCGACGCCCGTCTTCGTCGACGTCGACGAGGACTTCCTCATGGATCCCGCGGACGCCCAGGCGCTGATCACGCCGCGCACGAAGGCGGCGATCGGCGTCCACCTCTACGGCCGGCAGATGGACTGGCGGCCCTGGCGCGCCCTGGCCGCCGCTCAGGGGCTGCGGCTGATCGAGGACGCCGCCCAGTCGGTGGGTGCGCGCGACGCCCTCGGCGCGAGCGGCAGTCTCGGTGACATCGGCGCCTTCTCCTTCTTTCCGAGCAAGAACCTGGGCGGCGCCGGCGACGGCGGCCTGCTCGCAGGCCCGGATGCCGCGCTGCTCGAGCGCGCCCGCCGCTACCGAAACCACGGCGAGACCCGGCGCTACCACCACGCGGAAGTCGGCGTGAACGGGCGCCTGGATGCCCTGCAGGCAACGGTGCTGCACGCGAAACTCCCGCATCTGCCGGAGTGGAACCGCGAGCGGCGCGCGATCGCGCGCCGCTACGCCGAGGGCATCGCCGCGCGCGGCCTCGCCGATCGCCTGCGCGCGCCCCGCCTGCCCGCGCCCGACAGCGAGGAGCACGTCTTCCACCAGTTCACGCTGCGGGTGCTGGACGGCACGCGCGACGCCCTGCTCGCGCACCTGCAGGCGGCGGGCATCGGCGCCGCCGTCTATTACCCCGTGCCCCTGCACCGGCAGCCCTGCTTCGCGGGGCTCGCCGGCGCGCGGCGGCCGCTGCCGGTGACGGAGCGCCTCGCGCGCGAGGTCCTCTCCCTGCCGATCTATCCGGAGCTGGGGGCGGCGCGGGAGCAGCGCGTGCTGGACAGCCTGGCCGCGTTCTACGGACGGGGCTAG
- the aroQ gene encoding type II 3-dehydroquinate dehydratase — MPRFLVLQGPNLNLLGRREPAVYGSRDLATLERELGEWAAARGLEVACRQSNHEGELIAALQSAASDCAGVVFNPGGFSHSSVALRDCLAALALPVVEVHLTNLHAREPWRQHSLTGGAARGVISGLGEAGYRLALLYLAGGLANGAR, encoded by the coding sequence GTGCCGCGCTTCCTCGTGCTGCAGGGCCCGAATCTCAACCTGCTGGGCCGGCGGGAGCCCGCGGTCTACGGCTCTCGTGACCTGGCGACGCTCGAGCGCGAGCTCGGCGAGTGGGCCGCGGCGCGCGGCCTGGAAGTGGCCTGCCGGCAGTCCAATCACGAGGGGGAGTTGATCGCGGCCCTGCAGAGTGCCGCGAGCGACTGCGCGGGCGTCGTCTTCAACCCTGGCGGCTTCAGCCACAGCAGCGTCGCCCTGCGCGACTGCCTCGCCGCTCTCGCGCTGCCGGTGGTGGAAGTCCATCTGACGAACCTCCATGCCCGCGAGCCCTGGCGCCAGCATTCGCTCACCGGCGGGGCGGCGCGCGGCGTCATCAGCGGACTAGGCGAGGCGGGCTACCGGCTCGCCCTCCTCTACCTGGCCGGCGGCCTCGCGAACGGCGCGCGCTGA
- a CDS encoding ABC transporter ATP-binding protein — protein sequence MSAPEFGQPDQAPQQVYDAHLMRRALGYLRPYRLQVLLGVLLLVAASLAGLAGPYLVKLGIDQGIVGGDGGRLLQLALLFALLQVAEFGLGYWQTLIVARLGQRFMLDLRLQLFAHVQRLPVRFFDRNPVGRLGQRFMLDLRLQLFAHVQRLPVRFFDRNPVGRLMTRLTSDVELLNEMFSSGLVAIIGDLLTLAVILGYLLALNVRLALITFALLPLLALITLYFRGRLRRNFRDVQQRVAALNAFLQEQLSGIEVVQAYGREPRTAAQFETLNRAHTRAHLDSVFNFGLFYPLVELVAVLSITLSLGVGGAWYAAGGALSLGDLAAFILYARRFFQPISDLSEKFNIMQAAMASSERIFRLLDTEPEPAVPAAVAAPSRLRGEIRFERVRFGYDPERPVLQDIDFTVAPGERIALVGPTGGGKSSLLGLLLRFYRPQAGRIRLDGIDLAALPDALLRAQVALVQQEIFLFPGSIAENIRLGNPAIDDRRLREAVAAVGALDFIERLPQGFATPLLAGGGGLSTGQKQLIAFARALAHDPALLILDEATSAVDTETEALLQRGLERLLAGRTSVVVAHRLSTVRGADRILVVQRGRIVESGRHDALLALGGLYARLHRLQYLGAAEA from the coding sequence ATGAGCGCACCCGAGTTCGGCCAGCCCGATCAGGCCCCGCAGCAGGTCTACGACGCGCACCTGATGCGCCGCGCCCTGGGCTACCTGCGGCCCTACCGGCTCCAGGTCCTGCTCGGGGTGCTGCTGCTCGTCGCCGCCTCGCTGGCCGGGCTGGCCGGCCCCTACCTCGTCAAGCTCGGCATCGATCAGGGCATCGTCGGCGGCGACGGCGGCCGCCTTCTCCAGCTCGCGCTGCTCTTCGCTCTCCTCCAGGTCGCCGAGTTCGGCCTCGGCTACTGGCAGACGCTCATCGTCGCCCGCCTCGGCCAGCGCTTCATGCTCGACCTGCGCCTGCAGCTCTTCGCGCACGTCCAGCGCCTGCCCGTGCGCTTCTTCGACCGCAATCCGGTCGGCCGCCTTGGCCAGCGCTTCATGCTCGACCTGCGCCTGCAGCTCTTCGCGCACGTCCAGCGCCTGCCCGTGCGCTTCTTCGACCGCAATCCGGTCGGCCGCCTGATGACGCGCCTGACGAGCGACGTCGAGCTGCTCAACGAGATGTTCAGCTCCGGCCTCGTGGCGATCATCGGCGACTTGCTCACGCTCGCCGTGATCCTCGGCTACCTGCTCGCCCTCAACGTGCGCCTCGCGCTGATCACCTTCGCCCTCCTGCCGCTGCTCGCCCTGATCACGCTCTACTTCCGCGGCCGCCTGCGCCGCAACTTCCGCGACGTCCAGCAGCGCGTGGCCGCGCTGAACGCCTTCCTCCAGGAGCAGCTCAGCGGGATCGAGGTCGTCCAGGCCTACGGCCGCGAGCCGCGCACCGCGGCGCAGTTCGAGACCCTCAACCGCGCCCATACCCGCGCCCACCTGGACAGCGTCTTCAACTTCGGGCTCTTCTACCCGCTGGTGGAGCTGGTCGCCGTGCTCTCGATCACGCTCAGCCTCGGCGTCGGTGGCGCCTGGTACGCGGCCGGGGGCGCGCTCAGCCTCGGCGACCTGGCCGCCTTCATCCTCTACGCGCGGCGCTTCTTCCAGCCGATCAGCGACCTGAGCGAGAAGTTCAACATCATGCAGGCGGCGATGGCCTCCAGCGAGCGCATCTTCCGGCTGCTCGACACGGAGCCCGAGCCGGCGGTCCCCGCCGCGGTCGCGGCCCCCTCCCGCCTGCGCGGAGAGATCCGCTTCGAGCGGGTCCGCTTCGGTTACGACCCCGAGCGCCCCGTGCTGCAGGACATCGACTTCACAGTCGCGCCCGGCGAGCGCATCGCCCTCGTCGGACCGACGGGCGGCGGCAAGTCCAGCCTCCTCGGCTTGCTGCTGCGCTTCTACCGGCCGCAGGCAGGGCGCATCCGCCTCGACGGCATCGACCTCGCCGCGCTGCCGGACGCCCTGCTGCGCGCTCAGGTCGCGCTCGTCCAGCAGGAGATCTTCCTCTTCCCGGGCAGCATCGCCGAGAACATCCGCCTGGGCAATCCGGCCATCGACGATCGCCGCCTGCGCGAAGCGGTCGCGGCGGTCGGTGCGCTCGACTTCATCGAGCGCCTGCCGCAGGGCTTCGCGACCCCCCTCCTCGCGGGGGGCGGCGGCCTCTCCACCGGCCAGAAGCAGCTGATCGCCTTCGCCCGCGCGCTCGCCCACGATCCCGCCCTGCTCATCCTCGACGAGGCGACGAGCGCCGTCGACACGGAGACGGAAGCGCTCCTGCAGCGCGGCCTCGAACGCCTGCTCGCCGGGCGCACGAGCGTGGTGGTCGCGCACCGGCTCTCGACCGTGCGCGGAGCCGACCGCATCCTCGTCGTCCAGCGCGGGCGCATCGTCGAGAGCGGCCGGCACGATGCCCTGCTCGCCCTGGGCGGCCTCTATGCCCGCCTGCACCGTCTCCAGTATCTCGGCGCCGCCGAGGCCTAG
- a CDS encoding twin-arginine translocase TatA/TatE family subunit: MFAAIGQMEIILIVLAILLLFGGRKIPELARGLGSGIREFQQGMRGEAKGDAKGQGQTPAKSGKPDDDAPKDSA, from the coding sequence ATGTTCGCTGCGATCGGACAGATGGAGATCATCCTCATCGTGCTGGCCATCCTGCTCCTCTTCGGCGGCCGGAAGATCCCCGAGCTGGCCCGCGGACTCGGTTCCGGCATCCGGGAGTTCCAGCAGGGGATGCGCGGCGAGGCGAAGGGCGACGCCAAGGGACAGGGCCAGACGCCGGCGAAGAGCGGCAAGCCGGACGACGATGCCCCGAAGGACTCGGCCTGA